The following is a genomic window from Anopheles aquasalis chromosome 3, idAnoAquaMG_Q_19, whole genome shotgun sequence.
CGTGCACGATAGTGTTATCGCAAAGGAGGTCACCTTTGAGAGTGAGTATTTGCCGCCTCTGGAGGAACCCCCGTACGCGGACTTTGCGCTGATCGATCCGCTTCTGCcaagcggaaccggaacgccCACACGGCCTCCGTTACGTAATGTACCCCAAAAGGACCTCTGCCAGCCACACTGTAAAGAGTGCGGATGCCGATTTCAGTGCAAATCCCACCAGGATCGCCACCAATTGCTATACCATGGCAACGGTTCAAACTGTACCAGCGGACGTCCGTTGAAATCACGTTGCCGGTTGTGCCGAGAGCAGTTGCCCACTGTCCTGCACCTGGCCGACCATCTTCGTGCCCAACATCCACTGGAGGCTGTTTGTGATGTTTGCCTCGCGACATTCCACAATCCGACGGGTCTCGCGTGCCACCGTCGGTACCATTTCGGGACCGCCGATGGTGGTCGGTATGTTTGCGATGTTTGCCAGAAGCCTAACCGGACGAGGACACACAGTGGGTGTACGTGAGGGCGAAGCGATGGTGAAGTGATGGAGCTTGGGCGGATTTTTGCACCTGAAAGCAAAGCTGTAATAAGTAGAATAAACATATTTATACTGTAAGCATAACCAGCTCTCTTTGTCTCCTTCCGGTTGCGAGCAAACAGCGATCCGAAACAAATGGCACACAATACTGTCTGGGGCGTGTAAGTATTTACTGTGGAAGGTCTTCGTGTTTTGTTGCACTCGACGAAGGACATGCACTTGTCCGGATAGGTCGAGGATCTTCACCGCTGGAGCTCCGTAAGCGGTCATTTCTGTTCGGACACACGTCTACCGGAAGACTTCCTATGAAGATGTTCCGTTACTTGAAATGAACATCAAGATACACCAGCACACGACCACAGATTACGAGTAGATCCTGAAGAAAGGAAGGTCTGTCACGGCGTTGGAACGTGCCCTGAAAGGATAAAGCGTCCTTCCGGGGGCCATTGTCTCCGCTGGAACTAACCAAAGGTCACCAGCGTACAGCGTTTCGCATCTTCATGAGGATACTTCGCAGTAATGCCATCACGTCGTCTACTGTAGTGCGTGCGTTGAGTTCCTTATGCCATCAGTTGAGCACGTGTTGGCGAACCTCCGGATGATGATCTATCAAAACTGGATCATTAACCGGTATCGTCAGCACGTTCGTTGAGACAGAGGTATAGGAAGTAAATTGTGCCATTGTTTGCTAGCGGGGGATGCACTTCCACTTTGTAGCCTATAAAGCACTTTGTAGGCTTCCTCAGTGCACGGTAAACAATGGTGGCCATGATTGCTCATAACCCCATGGGTGGCCACTAGTCAGCCGGCGTGACACACATGGACCGGAGGTAGagatttaaaaatcatttagAATCGTTTTATTTGTCcgcactttttttctctcttccgtcACGTGTGATTGCTCATCGAGTGCAGGCGCGTGTTGTCACGGTGACCTTGGCAAATGGCCgattggggggagggaggggggaaatGGGGCGGAACAGAATCCATCCAGCCTGGTACCGGATGCGATTGTTCACCGCTTGGAACTGGATGCCGGGAAACAGCGGGAAACAATTCCCGTTACGGAACAATGGACACGGGGAACCGGCCATTCGTGCCCGGTCCCAGTCGTTTGTTGTCACTGTTTCGCCGCCATTTCCTGTGCGTCTCCCACGGCCCCT
Proteins encoded in this region:
- the LOC126578882 gene encoding zinc finger protein 526-like; the protein is MSPADEWPVLDAEDEEADVCLLSALIGVHDSVIAKEVTFESEYLPPLEEPPYADFALIDPLLPSGTGTPTRPPLRNVPQKDLCQPHCKECGCRFQCKSHQDRHQLLYHGNGSNCTSGRPLKSRCRLCREQLPTVLHLADHLRAQHPLEAVCDVCLATFHNPTGLACHRRYHFGTADGGRYVCDVCQKPNRTRTHSGCT